From Brassica oleracea var. oleracea cultivar TO1000 chromosome C3, BOL, whole genome shotgun sequence, a single genomic window includes:
- the LOC106332413 gene encoding CSC1-like protein At3g21620 isoform X1 encodes MATLSDIGVAAVINILTAFAFFIAFAILRLQPVNDRVYFPKWYLKGLRSSPIKTGGLASKFVNLDFRSYIKFLNWMPQALRMPEPELIDHAGLDSVVYLRIYLLGLKIFFPIACLAFTVMVPVNWTNTTLDKLQNLTFSDIDKLSISNIPNGSSRFWVHLCMAYVISFWTCFVLKREYKIIGSMRLQFLASDQRRPDQFTVLVRNIPPDPDESVSELVEHFFKVNHPDYYLTYQAVYNANKLSELVQKRKKCQNWLDYYQNKHSRNPSKRPMIKVGFLGCWGEEVDAIDRYTEKIEGLTRKISEEKEKVTSSTKSLVPAAFVSFKRRWGAVVCAQTQQSRNPTEWLTEWAPEPRDIYWDNLALPYVHLTIRRLVIAVAFFFLTFFFMIPIAFVQTLANIEGIEKAVPFLKPLIEMKAIKSFIQGFLPGIALKIFLIVLPSILMFMSKFEGFISKSSLERRCASRYYMFQFINVFLCSIIAGTALQQLNSFLNQSATEIPKTIGVSIPMKATFFITYIMVDGWAGVAGEILRLKPLVIYHLKNFFLVKTEKDREEAMDPGTIGFNTGEPQIQLYFILGLVYAAVSPILLPFILVFFALAYVVYRHQIINVYNQEYESAGAFWPDVHRRIVIALIVSQLLLMGLLSTKHASRSTPLLFILPVLTIGFHRFCKGRYEPVFVRYPLQDAMVKDTLERTKEPNLNLKTFLQNAYVHPVFKAADNVKDEMVVEEPRADQTPDLVATKRSSKRHTSGSSFETF; translated from the exons ATGGCTACACTAAGCGATATTGGAGTTGCAGCAGTCATCAACATTCTAACTGCATTCGCTTTCTTCATCGCCTTTGCTATCCTTAGGCTTCAACCTGTTAATGACAGAGTTTATTTCCCTAAATGGTATCTCAAGGGTTTAAGGAGTAGCCCCATTAAAACAGGTGGCTTGGCCAGCAAGTTTGTCAATTTGGATTTTCGATCTTACATCAAATTCTTGAACTGGATGCCACAAGCACTGAGAATGCCAGAGCCTGAGCTCATCGACCACGCAGGATTGGATTCTGTCGTCTATCTGAGGATTTACTTACTAGG GTTGAAGATCTTTTTCCCAATAGCATGTCTTGCTTTCACGGTAATGGTGCCTGTTAACTGGACCAACACGACGTTGGATAAGTTACAGAACCTAACTTTCAGTGACATTGATAAACTCTCTATATCAAATATACCAAATGGATCATCTAG GTTTTGGGTGCATTTGTGTATGGCTTATGTGATTAGTTTCTGGACATGCTTTGTCTTAAAACGAGAGTACAAGATTATTGGTTCCATGAGGCTACAGTTTCTTGCTTCTGATCAAAGGAGACCTGACCAGTTTACA GTCCTGGTGAGGAACATTCCTCCAGATCCTGATGAATCAGTTAGTGAGCTTGTTGAGCATTTCTTTAAAGTCAATCATCCAGACTACTACCTCACTTACCAG GCTGTGTACAACGCAAACAAGCTGTCTGAATTGGTTCAGAAGAGGAAGAAATGTCAGAACTGGCTTGATTACTACCAAAACAAACACTCTAGGAATCCATCTAAAAGGCCAATGATCAAG GTGGGTTTTCTTGGCTGTTGGGGTGAAGAAGTTGATGCAATCGATCGCTACACCGAAAAAATCGAGGGCCTAACAAGAAAA ATAAGTGAAGAGAAGGAGAAGGTAACAAGCAGCACAAAGTCACTCGTCCCTGCAGCTTTTGTATCTTTCAAAAGGCGTTGGGGAGCAGTAGTTTGCGCTCAAACTCAACAGTCAAGAAACCCAACAGAGTGGCTTACAGAGTGGGCTCCAGAGCCAAGAGACATCTACTGGGACAATCTTGCATTACCCTATGTCCACCTTACTATCAGAAGACTAGTGATAGCCGTCGCTTTCTTCTTCCTCACTTTCTTCTTCATGATCCCAATAGCATTCGTGCAGACACTAGCCAACATTGAAGGCATTGAGAAGGCTGTACCGTTCTTGAAACCTCTCATCGAAAT GAAAGCTATTAAGTCGTTTATCCAAGGCTTCCTCCCCGGTATAGCATTGAAAATCTTCCTCATTGTCCTCCCTAGCATACTGATGTTCATGTCGAAATTCGAAGGATTCATAAGTAAATCTTCACTAGAGAGAAGATGTGCGAGCAGGTACTACATGTTCCAGTTCATAAACGTTTTCCTCTGCAGCATTATCGCCGGTACTGCACTTCAACAGCTTAACAGCTTCTTGAACCAGTCTGCAACCGAGATCCCTAAGACTATCGGTGTGTCGATACCGATGAAAGCCACTTTCTTTATAACTTACATAATGGTGGACGGATGGGCTGGTGTTGCTGGAGAAATACTCAGGTTGAAGCCGTTGGTGATATATCATCTCAAGAACTTCTTTCTTGTGAAAACTGAGAAAGATAGAGAAGAAGCAATGGATCCTGGAACTATAGGGTTTAATACTGGTGAACCACAGATACAACTCTACTTCATTCTTGGTCTTGTTTACGCAGCTGTTAGCCCTATCCTTCTACCTTTTATCCTCGTATTCTTTGCCCTAGCTTATGTTGTTTACCGTCATCAG ATTATAAATGTGTATAACCAAGAGTATGAGAGTGCTGGAGCGTTCTGGCCTGATGTTCATAGACGTATAGTGATTGCTTTGATCGTGTCTCAGCTTCTTTTAATGGGATTACTTAGCACCAAACATGCATCTCGTTCGACTCCATTGCTTTTCATACTTCCTGTGTTAACCATAGGGTTCCACAGATTCTGCAAAGGACGCTATGAGCCAGTCTTTGTCAGATACCCATTACAG GATGCAATGGTTAAAGATACCTTGGAACGCACGAAAGAACCGAATTTAAACTTGAAAACGTTTCTTCAAAACGCGTATGTGCATCCAGTGTTTAAGGCGGCGGATAATGTAAAGGATGAGATGGTTGTGGAGGAGCCGAGGGCTGATCAGACGCCGGATTTAGTGGCTACTAAACGTAGCTCAAAGAGACATACTAGTGGCTCATCTTTTGAAACCTTTTGA
- the LOC106332413 gene encoding CSC1-like protein At3g21620 isoform X2, protein MATLSDIGVAAVINILTAFAFFIAFAILRLQPVNDRVYFPKWYLKGLRSSPIKTGGLASKFVNLDFRSYIKFLNWMPQALRMPEPELIDHAGLDSVVYLRIYLLGLKIFFPIACLAFTVMVPVNWTNTTLDKFWVHLCMAYVISFWTCFVLKREYKIIGSMRLQFLASDQRRPDQFTVLVRNIPPDPDESVSELVEHFFKVNHPDYYLTYQAVYNANKLSELVQKRKKCQNWLDYYQNKHSRNPSKRPMIKVGFLGCWGEEVDAIDRYTEKIEGLTRKISEEKEKVTSSTKSLVPAAFVSFKRRWGAVVCAQTQQSRNPTEWLTEWAPEPRDIYWDNLALPYVHLTIRRLVIAVAFFFLTFFFMIPIAFVQTLANIEGIEKAVPFLKPLIEMKAIKSFIQGFLPGIALKIFLIVLPSILMFMSKFEGFISKSSLERRCASRYYMFQFINVFLCSIIAGTALQQLNSFLNQSATEIPKTIGVSIPMKATFFITYIMVDGWAGVAGEILRLKPLVIYHLKNFFLVKTEKDREEAMDPGTIGFNTGEPQIQLYFILGLVYAAVSPILLPFILVFFALAYVVYRHQIINVYNQEYESAGAFWPDVHRRIVIALIVSQLLLMGLLSTKHASRSTPLLFILPVLTIGFHRFCKGRYEPVFVRYPLQDAMVKDTLERTKEPNLNLKTFLQNAYVHPVFKAADNVKDEMVVEEPRADQTPDLVATKRSSKRHTSGSSFETF, encoded by the exons ATGGCTACACTAAGCGATATTGGAGTTGCAGCAGTCATCAACATTCTAACTGCATTCGCTTTCTTCATCGCCTTTGCTATCCTTAGGCTTCAACCTGTTAATGACAGAGTTTATTTCCCTAAATGGTATCTCAAGGGTTTAAGGAGTAGCCCCATTAAAACAGGTGGCTTGGCCAGCAAGTTTGTCAATTTGGATTTTCGATCTTACATCAAATTCTTGAACTGGATGCCACAAGCACTGAGAATGCCAGAGCCTGAGCTCATCGACCACGCAGGATTGGATTCTGTCGTCTATCTGAGGATTTACTTACTAGG GTTGAAGATCTTTTTCCCAATAGCATGTCTTGCTTTCACGGTAATGGTGCCTGTTAACTGGACCAACACGACGTTGGATAA GTTTTGGGTGCATTTGTGTATGGCTTATGTGATTAGTTTCTGGACATGCTTTGTCTTAAAACGAGAGTACAAGATTATTGGTTCCATGAGGCTACAGTTTCTTGCTTCTGATCAAAGGAGACCTGACCAGTTTACA GTCCTGGTGAGGAACATTCCTCCAGATCCTGATGAATCAGTTAGTGAGCTTGTTGAGCATTTCTTTAAAGTCAATCATCCAGACTACTACCTCACTTACCAG GCTGTGTACAACGCAAACAAGCTGTCTGAATTGGTTCAGAAGAGGAAGAAATGTCAGAACTGGCTTGATTACTACCAAAACAAACACTCTAGGAATCCATCTAAAAGGCCAATGATCAAG GTGGGTTTTCTTGGCTGTTGGGGTGAAGAAGTTGATGCAATCGATCGCTACACCGAAAAAATCGAGGGCCTAACAAGAAAA ATAAGTGAAGAGAAGGAGAAGGTAACAAGCAGCACAAAGTCACTCGTCCCTGCAGCTTTTGTATCTTTCAAAAGGCGTTGGGGAGCAGTAGTTTGCGCTCAAACTCAACAGTCAAGAAACCCAACAGAGTGGCTTACAGAGTGGGCTCCAGAGCCAAGAGACATCTACTGGGACAATCTTGCATTACCCTATGTCCACCTTACTATCAGAAGACTAGTGATAGCCGTCGCTTTCTTCTTCCTCACTTTCTTCTTCATGATCCCAATAGCATTCGTGCAGACACTAGCCAACATTGAAGGCATTGAGAAGGCTGTACCGTTCTTGAAACCTCTCATCGAAAT GAAAGCTATTAAGTCGTTTATCCAAGGCTTCCTCCCCGGTATAGCATTGAAAATCTTCCTCATTGTCCTCCCTAGCATACTGATGTTCATGTCGAAATTCGAAGGATTCATAAGTAAATCTTCACTAGAGAGAAGATGTGCGAGCAGGTACTACATGTTCCAGTTCATAAACGTTTTCCTCTGCAGCATTATCGCCGGTACTGCACTTCAACAGCTTAACAGCTTCTTGAACCAGTCTGCAACCGAGATCCCTAAGACTATCGGTGTGTCGATACCGATGAAAGCCACTTTCTTTATAACTTACATAATGGTGGACGGATGGGCTGGTGTTGCTGGAGAAATACTCAGGTTGAAGCCGTTGGTGATATATCATCTCAAGAACTTCTTTCTTGTGAAAACTGAGAAAGATAGAGAAGAAGCAATGGATCCTGGAACTATAGGGTTTAATACTGGTGAACCACAGATACAACTCTACTTCATTCTTGGTCTTGTTTACGCAGCTGTTAGCCCTATCCTTCTACCTTTTATCCTCGTATTCTTTGCCCTAGCTTATGTTGTTTACCGTCATCAG ATTATAAATGTGTATAACCAAGAGTATGAGAGTGCTGGAGCGTTCTGGCCTGATGTTCATAGACGTATAGTGATTGCTTTGATCGTGTCTCAGCTTCTTTTAATGGGATTACTTAGCACCAAACATGCATCTCGTTCGACTCCATTGCTTTTCATACTTCCTGTGTTAACCATAGGGTTCCACAGATTCTGCAAAGGACGCTATGAGCCAGTCTTTGTCAGATACCCATTACAG GATGCAATGGTTAAAGATACCTTGGAACGCACGAAAGAACCGAATTTAAACTTGAAAACGTTTCTTCAAAACGCGTATGTGCATCCAGTGTTTAAGGCGGCGGATAATGTAAAGGATGAGATGGTTGTGGAGGAGCCGAGGGCTGATCAGACGCCGGATTTAGTGGCTACTAAACGTAGCTCAAAGAGACATACTAGTGGCTCATCTTTTGAAACCTTTTGA
- the LOC106330328 gene encoding uncharacterized protein LOC106330328: MPEWSRLGTTPATNNKFVSAKVYNYIRESKPLVPWHLVVWLKKGIPKCKTLTWMFVLNRCPTRDRLLSWGLQTDPLCLLCNLLPESRNHIYFCCSFSSEIWRNLAAKLQFAIISDDWDDTLQGLIRYTGDNRLRFLTILSWQTLIHELWRERNNRIHRSHFKSQEALFSTISSTIKNRISSLRETDPMESSACMQLWFSLP; this comes from the coding sequence ATGCCGGAATGGAGCAGACTGGGTACCACTCCTGCAACCAACAACAAATTCGTGTCAGCTAAAGTCTACAACTACATAAGGGAATCAAAGCCTTTGGTTCCGTGGCATCTTGTGGTTTGGCTGAAAAAAGGAATTCCAAAGTGTAAGACACTTACTTGGATGTTTGTACTCAACAGGTGCCCCACTCGTGATAGGTTACTGTCTTGGGGATTGCAGACGGATCCTCTCTGTCTTCTATGTAACCTACTTCCAGAGAGCAGAAATCACATTTATTTCTGTTGCTCCTTCTCCTCTGAAATTTGGAGAAACCTTGCTGCAAAACTTCAATTTGCCATTATCTCAGACGATTGGGATGATACTTTGCAAGGTCTGATCCGTTACACTGGTGATAACCGGTTGCGCTTTCTCACAATCCTATCCTGGCAAACGCTGATTCATGAATTATGGCGTGAGCGCAACAATAGGATCCACCGATCTCACTTCAAGTCGCAGGAAGCTTTATTCTCAACCATCTCCTCCACCATCAAAAACCGTATCTCATCGCTCCGTGAAACTGACCCAATGGAATCGAGTGCCTGCATGCAACTCTGGTTCTCTCTACCGTGA